The Chitinivibrionales bacterium region GCCTCACCGCCCTCCTCCATCATCATGATATTATGTGCATCAAAGGATTCGGCAAAACCGGTTATTTCGGCGATAATTTCTGCACCCCGGTCTTTCGCGTGATTCTCTTCTTCTAAGACAAGCATCGCAGCGCCACCCTGGCTGAAAAGGAAGCCGGAACGGTCGGTGTCGAAAGGACGGTTTGCTGTTGAGGGATCGTCGCAATTCGATACAAGGGCCTTTGTCTGGTCGAATCCCCGGTAAAGGCCCCCGAATGGATCATAGAGGTTTTCGATGCCACCGGTAAGTACACAATCTGCTGTACCACGCTGAATGGCCTTGAATGCATTGCCCACGGCAATGGTCCCCGATGCACAGGCGCTGGTGAGTGTCTGGTTCGGTCCTTTTAGACCATATTTGATGCCCGGAACACTCGAACAGGCGTTTGGCATGATGATCGATACGGCAAAGGGGTTAAACCGGAAAGGCCTGATCAAGAGTTCTGCAATCGAAGTGATACTTTTTTTTCTCTGTTCCTGCTGTTGAGCGCTTGCACCCGCAACCTCGGAAAGCTCAGTAAGTCTCTCTTTTACCGGTGTAAAGGTATGATAGGACTGGCTTTCTATAAGGGATGATATTCCGCCGATGCCGGTTCCAATAAATACACCGGAGCGGAGCGGATCCAGCGCCTCGACGGCATAGATGTTTTTTTTCCTGTCGACGAGTGTCCTCGCAAGGCCGGCATCGGTAAGTGCCTGATGAGTTGCTGCAAGAAGAAGCAGTGTTGTATCGCCCTGCTGCATTTTCTCTATCCGGCTGATCGAATAATCTTCGTAGCGGATTTCAGGCAGGGGGGCCCAGAGGGTGGAGGTGTATTCGGAGTAGGAGCGCCACTGCTCGGGAATCCGGCTCACAGCCGCGTTGCCCTCACAACAGTTGCGCCAGAATTCCTCTTTTCCAATGCCGTTGGGTGCTATAACCCCAAATCCTGTGACAACAACCCGTCGATTCATGATTGGGGTTGTTTTGATGACGGCGAATCGATCTGGTTCATAATAAAATCAGCTGTAGCGCCGATAGTAATCAATGATTTTGCTTCTTCATCGGAAATCTGACGCTTGAATTCATCTTCCAGAGACATGAGCATGGTGACAATATCAAGTGAATCGGCTCCAAGATCTTCCTGAAAGTTACTGGATTCGGAGAGCTTGTTTTCTTCAACCCGGAGCACTTCGACAACAACTTTTTTAATTCGACTGACAATATTTTCCCGTGAAATTTGATCCCCCATAGCGCCCTTTCTGTTAATTTAGGTGCTCGTGTACTATATTAATTCACTATTTATTATGGTGCCTGTCAGGAATGAACAGGATCTATTAAAATAGTACCTGGAGATCAAAAAGACAGGATATTTGGTATAATCAGTGTAAAAAAAGGAAAAATTACATGAGTACGAAACATGATATTGGACACAGCATCCCTCCTGAAATCAAGATCGCATCGATCGGTGCAGCGAATCCACCGGTAAAAATAGAACAGCCGCTTGCAGACCGTCTCTACACGCGATACTATAAAGACGAATTAACCCGGCGAAGTATGGATGTTCTTCACAAGGTACTCTTACACCCCAGCATTAAAACCAGATATGTTTCGGCAAAAAATCATACCGAGCTTCTTAAGTTCAAGAATGAAGACCCTGATAAGCGCATGGACCGTTTCGCCTACTGGGCGGTTGAACTAGGTAAAAATGCTGTGACCAGAGCGATAACAAAATGCGGCGCTGAAATCTCGGATATCGACGCGCTTATAACAAATACCTGTACCGGGTATCTCTGTCCGGGTATCGGCACCTATCTTATCGACGCGCTTGGCTTGTCACCCGATACCTTTGTGTATGATCTTGCGGGTGCCGGATGTGGTGGAGCGATCCCGAATATCCAGCTGGCTCATAACTTTGTTAAAGGTTCTCCCGGAAGTATCGCGGTCAGTGTGGCGATCGAGATATGCAGTGCAACGTTCCAGATGGATAATGATATCGCCTTAATCATATCCAACGCGATTTTCGGTGACGGTGCTGCCGCCGCAGTACTCTGGGACCGTCCGCAGGGATTTACACTGGTTGACACCATGAGCAGATTCGATCCGAAGTACAGGGAAGATGTTCGTTATGTCTATAAAAAAGGACAGCTCCATAATCGTATCAGCTCCCGGCTGCCTAAAGTGCTCGGAGAAATAGTTCCTGCCTTAATTAACGAGTTGATCGAAAGAAATAACCTGAAAATATCCGACATTTCCCATTGGGCTATTCACCCCGGAGGGGATAAAATTATCGAAATTCTTAAAGATGAGATGAATCTCTCAGAGGAACAGCTCGACCCGACCCGTTCGGTACTGTCGGAATATGGAAACATGTCCTCACCTACCGTGCTCTTCGAGATTGACAGGATCATGAACAATGGAACCAAATCGGGTGATTGGGGTGTTGTGGTCGGCTTTGGGGCGGGACTTTCGGTTTATGCATACCTTTTAAAAACCTGATAAGGAAAGGGACAATCATGAAACAGGGAGATTATTTTTTGCAATGCTGTAAATCGTTCCTGATTATCAGCATAGGCATAGGGAGCCTTTGGGCAGATGAAAATTCGGGAGAGAAGGTCTTTAGTTACCGAGGGATTGTTGAAGTTACTTTTCAGGGAGCTTCAACACTCCATGATTTTGAAGGCAATGGAATAAGCGAGTCTTTTGTGCTGACCGGAAGGCATGATAGTGCAACCGGTGATACCGTAATCTTTGCAAAGATAACCGTCTATGCCGAAAGCCTGGCGACGCCTAATGAAGGTCTCAATAAGAACATGTATAAAACGCTCGAATCACAGCAGTATCCCACCATTACAGCAATAATCGACAGTGTGCCCCTCGACAACATACGGCCCGGGGGGGAGGGTGATGCCGGATTTTCATTTGTGCTGAGAGTTCGGGATGTAAAGAACCGGCTTGCCGCAACAGTCTCCAAATTCAAAATGGAAAACGAAGCGCTTATATTTACTGCCAGTTTTGACTTTTCGATTTCAGAATTCAAGCTCGATCCACCGGCCCCGGCTTTCGGTCTCATAAAAATGAAAGACATTGTCAAGGTACAAGCGCGCTTTGTCATGAGCAGCGGGAAAGAATAGCCTTACTGCTGGTCACATTCATCAATACTGCCATTTCCCGGCATTTTCCGATTATCTGCTGAGCATGGTAAAAACATGAGAATCGGCGTAAAAAGAAACAGGTCGGCCGCTGCAGCAAAAATGAGGATAATGGTGGTCAGAATTCCCATATGCGCGGTTGGACGAAATCCAGAGAAGGAGAGAATGCCGAAGCCTGCGGCGAGAATGAGGGAGGTAAAAACAATGGCATCTGCCGTGTGACGCATTGCATAGTGCACGGCATCGGTCGGTTTCCGGCATTTGCCTGTGCACGCTGCCATGAATGCATACAGCAGATGGATCGTATCATCGACTATTATTCCCAGACTCATGGCTGCAACGATTGAGGTTGCAAGTCCGGCTTCACCGGTAATGATCCCCCACAGGCCGATCGCCATAAGCAATGTCACAATGTTGGGGAAAAGACCGATTATGCCCCAGTGCATTGCCCTGCCCAGAATACTCAGGAAAACAAAGATTGCTATAAGGGTAATCCCTATACCGCGGGCCATGCTCCTGATATTATGTTCGGAAATGTGGGCAAAGAGTAACGAAATACTTGAGATAACAGCGGTAATACCATCTGCATCGGTGTGATCGGTCCGGTTTTTGATTTTTTGTTCGAGCATTCGAAGTTCTTTGGCCGATATTTTGCCTACGGTAACGATAACCCGGGTAGCATTTTTTCCCCGTCCTACAAGGAGTGACATTCCGGCCTTTTGTGCTGAACTGCTGTGACTCTGCTCAAGAATCGACTTTATCAATGAGGGGTCACCGAGGCGGTAGTAGGCCGTGTCACCTCCGTGGAGTTGCCGGTTTATCAGCTTGAGTACATCACTGATCCCCGCAACATGCACGACACCGGGATAGGAGCGGGCCCATGAACAGAAATTGTCGATATAGTCAAGATAGGAGGTGTCGCTTATCGATGTTCCCGGTGGGGGAGTAAAAGAACATTCGATGTAATCGAGACCGGTCAGATTTTCCATCACTGCTTCGGTATGATTTTTGAAAGTAAAGCTCGAATCGAAATAATCGATAAACATGTCGTTGAACTCGATCCGCCGGAGTCCGAGTATGCAGGTAAAAGCGATTGCTGCCGTAAAAAGCAAAAGCTTGTTGGAATGTGCGGTAATAAGGGTTCCAAGGTATGTTCCGATTAAATCATGACGACCCCATCGGGGGGGGCGGGCCTTGATGGGCATGGATATCAACATGAGCGGAAGAAGGGTCATGGTAAGCAGAAATGCCGCTACTATTCCGATGCCGACAATTGTCCCAAGATCACGAAAAGGTGGTACTTCACTGAAATTCAACCCTGCAAATCCGATAAGGGTCGTTGCGCTGGTAATGAAAACGGGCATGCTGTTTTTCCGCAATGCATGCAATACGGCATCTTTTTGGCTCGTGCCCGGACGATGAGCGTGAAAGAAGCTGATTACAATATGAATACAGTCGGCAATACCGACGGTAAGTATGATGATTGGTGCTATCGATGATGGCGGTGTCAGAACAATGCCGAGCCATCCCGCAAAACCCATTGCCGTGAGTGAAGAGCCCAAAACAACGGCAATGACCGCAAGTAAAGTGCTTGTGTCGTGCAGAATAAACCAGAGTGCGATTATCATGATCAGATACATCAGGGGAAGAAGCAGGCGGATGTCTTTAAAACTCGCTTGAGCAAATGCTTCATCGAGCATATAACCACCGGTGACATAAAGCCGGATATCCGGATAAGTAGGCGATAAAGATTTTATTATGCCACGTGCCGAAGTTGCTATCTGCTTTGTGGGGGTAGGAATCGAATCGGGGATGTCGAAATAGACCACAATGCCGGCTGCGTGCCCGTTTGAGGATACAAGACGGTTTATTGCAAGGGGATCTGAAGTAATGGTTTTCTTTATTTTGTCGAGGTATCCGGTGGTGCTGGTATCGGACAGGTCGATAAGATTTTTTGCCGTCAAACCGCCGAGGCCCATGACTGTTTTTTTGTAACTGGTAACCGACTGCACCAGTGATGCATAGGGAAGCTCCCGGATCCGGGTCTCGAGGCGATCGATACATTGAAGGGTCCGGGGGGTAAAAATGTCGCCGGAATCGGGAACAACACAAAACAGAAGGTTGCCATTGTAGCGATAGGAACGCTGGAGCTTTTGCTGCTGTTTAAATCGTTTGTTCGATTGACTGAAGAATGAGGTGTGCTCGTGAGTGACGGTAAGCCGGAATATTCCCGAACCGGATACGATAACACATACAATCCAGAATACAAGGATCGTTTTTTTGTAGTTGAGATATTTTTTAAACAAACTGTTCATTTATTATAGCGAAAAAAATGCTGCCGGAGTTTTCCGGTTGATGTCTACATAATAAATTTTTGAATCTTTTGTACAAAACCGAGCGGTAGAGAATAAGGAGGATAAACTACGGGGACGCCCAGCCGGTGATGCTTATCCATGACACTCCGAATGTAGCTGAATGTATCGAAACCGGACTTGCCGTGATATCGGCCCATTCCGCTGTTACCTACACCCCCGAAGGGAAGTTCCTTAGACATAAGGGCATGGATCGTCCCGTTGAAACAGATCGTGCCCGACCGGGTACGCTGCCTGATTTTATCTTTAATTTTACTATCTGCCGTAAAGCAATACAAAGCAAGCGGCTCCGGTAGAGAATGCAGATGCTTTAAAAGGATGTCTACATCTTGATATGCGGTAACGGGAAGGATCGGTCCGAATATCTCTTCCTCCATAAGCGGGGTATCCCAGGTGTCAAATTTTACCACCGTAGGCTCGATATATCGTTCGGCATCTTTGACCGTACCGCCATACAAGGGAGTGCAGCTTTGAAGAAGCTTTGTGAGCCTTTGCACATGATGATCATTAACGATACGTCCGTAATTAGAGCTTTCGAAAGGGTTCTTGCCGAAAAAACGCCTGATCGCATCGATGAGCGCCTGGTTTAAATCGTCAAGTATGCTTTCGTGGACACACACAAAGTCGGGCGCTATACAGGTTTGGCCTGCATTGAAAAACTTGCCCCAGACAATCCGCCGAGCAGATTCTTTGACCGATGCCGAGGAATCGACAATGCAGGGGTTTTTGCCTCCCAGTTCAAGCGCAACCGGTGTCAGATGTCTTGCCGCCGATTCCATGACCGCTTTGCCGATACTGCTGCTGCCCGTAAAGAAAATGAAATCGACATTCTGAGCGACAAGCGCCTTTGTTTCCGACGCCCCACCCGTGCAGACGGTCAAAATCGATGGATCAAATGCATCGGCTATCATTTTTTTAATACACGACGCCGTGGCCGGGGTATATTCCGACGGTTTTAAAACAGCACAATTGCCTGCGGCAAGTGCCGCTGCAAGGGGGGCAAAAATCAGCCCGAAAGGATAATTCCAGGGAGCAATAATAAGCGCACACCCATAGGGGCGAGGATAATAATAGCTGTGACCGGGCATGTTTATAAGCAACATCTTTGCCCGCTTTTTTTTCGACCATTTGGCTACGTTGCGAATTGCATAGTCGATCTGCGAAAGGGAATAGGCGATTTCACTTGTATACGATTCAAAGGCCGGTTTACCAAGGTCCTCTTTCAAAGCCCGAATGATCTCGTCTTCATACGACTCGATAGTTGCCTTTAGCCGACGCAAATAGCATTTTCGTTCTCTAATTTCTAATGTGGCGCCGGAGGCAAAGAATATTTTTTGCCTGTCAATTATATTTTGAGGATCGAATGAACTCATGAATCCTACTCACAATTTCTGGCTGATAACGGGTAAATGTATTCTAAATATACTTAACCGCGACCGGGAAAATATCATGAAACAAACCTCCAGGACCACTCGAGTGACAATCGGTCTGCTGCTCTGTTGCATGGCAATAATAAATGCGGAAAATGTTGAAAGAGAATTTGGTCCCCGGCTGAAAAAGGGGATAGCACTATTTGATTCGGCATATAATGCATGGAATGATAGCCTGTTTCTCGAGGCATATGCCCATTTTTCCAAAATGCAGCGTTCCTTTCCCGCACAATATTTTCCTCGGTACTGGCAGGGGGTAGTGAGTTTTTATCTGGTATCCTATACCTTATTCGGTCTGCCTGAAGACCGGGATCAAAAGGCCGCTGCCCTGTATGTCGCTCAGGCCCTGGATGCGCTGAATGAAGCATTGGAGTTGAAACCCGGTGATGCCGAAGCTTTAGCGCTGCTGGGAACACTCAAAGGAATAAAAATATATCTCAATCCTCTGCTGGCACCGGTGCTGGGACCGCAGGTAATGAATGCAATAGAGCGTGCTCTGGAAGCTGGCCCTGATAACCCGCGAGTGTATTATCTTGTCGGAGTCAGCTATTATAACACACCGTCCTTTCTTGGCGGGGGAGCGGCTAAAGGGTTGGATTATCTGCTCAAGGCACATGAGCTTTTTGCTGGAGAGGCGAAGAGACCGGACAATCCGCTTTCGCCCGATTGGGGGTATAGTACCTGCCTGGCCTTTATCGGCAAAGTATATATGTCTGAAAAAGAGTATGAAAAAGCACGTATCTGGTTTAATAACGCTCTGGTTGTAAATCCGCAGGATAAACTGGCAAAGCGGGGGATTCGTGAACTCGCTCGGATAGCACCTTAACAGCAAAGGAAAAATACCAATGCAAAATAGGAAAAAGGTTATTGTTATCGGCGCCGGGCTTGGTGGCATGTCCGCAGCAATCAGCTGTGCAATCCGTGGATATGATGTTACCGTTTATGAAAAAAACGACAAAGTCGGCGGAAAACTCAATGTGATGAGCAAAGACGGATTCACCTTCGATCTGGGGCCATCGATTTTGACTCTGCCCCATATTTTCGAACAGCTTTTTGCCATGTCCAACAAAAAAATGTCCGATTATGTCGATATCGAGACGCTCGATACGCACTGGCGGAATTTTTTTGAGGATGGTACGGTTCTCAACCTGTATGCTGATAACAAAGCTACCGCCGAAGAACTCGAAAAGCATATTCCCGGAAGCGGTATTCAGTATAGAACATTTGTAAAATATTCGAAAAAGCAGTATGAAATTGTTGAAAAGAAATATTTCAAAAAAGGCCTGGATACATCCTGGGGTATTTTTACCAGCTACAACTGGTTTGAATTGTTCTTCAATCTCGACATATATCACACGATGAATTATTCGGTGGAGCGCTATTTCAGCGATCGACACTTGCGTGATATTTTCAATTATTTCATTAAATATGTGGGATCATCCTCCTATAATGCTCCCGGTTTTATGAACCTCCTTCCCTGGGTGCAAATCGGCTACGGGCTCTGGTATGTCAAGGGTGGGATGTACAATCTGGCAAAGGGACTGGAAAGGTTAATGAAAGATCTCGGGATTACTATTCATATCGGCACCGAAGTTACGCAGATCATGCACGAGCGAAGCCGGGTAAAGGGTATTATACTGAAAAATGGAGAAGAACAATGTGCCGATGCGGTGATTTCCAACATGGAAGTGATTCCTGCTTACAAAAAGCTTTTAGGCGAACCGGACTCATTTATGCACAAACTTGACAAGTTTGAGCCGGCATGTTCAGGGCTCGTGCTTCACCTGGGCCTCGATACTATTTACCCACAGCTGGCGCACCATAATTTTGTTTACTCAAACAATCAGAAGGAGCATTTCGATCTGGTTTTCAACAAGAACGTTATTCCAAACGACCCGAGTATCTATCTTGTTGCACCCACCCGTACCGATCCATCTCAGGCTCCCAAGGGGTGCGACAATCTGAAAATATTACCCCATATTCCCTATATAAACGATGACCATCCTGTAACCGGAACCGATTATGAGGCGCTGGCCGAGCGGTGCATCGACAAACTCGAGGCGGTGGGGCTGAAAGATATCCGCAGACATATTATCGTAAGGGACATGTGGACGCCGGTAGATATCGAGGCACGGTACTATTCCAATAAGGGGGCAATTTACGGTGTCGTATCGGATAAAAAGAAAAATTTTGCTCTCAAGGCGCCCAAGAAAAGTTCCCGGTATTCAAATCTTTATTTTGCCGGCGGAAGTGTCAATCCTGGAGGAGGCATACCGATGGTGTGTCTGAGTGGACAGAATACAGCACAATTAGTGGCCCGGGATCTGGGGTAGCAGGAACCGATGATTATATTTTCCCTTATCGCAGCATCCCTGGCGGCAGTTCTTTTCTGGATTCCCGGCCTGTATCTTTTGTGGCGGATCCCTTTTTGCAGCGGAGAACGAAATGGTCATGAAGGGTGTACAATTATTATTCCTGCGCGTGATGAAGCCGGCAATCTGCCGCCCCTTTTGGAATCTTTGCGCTCTCAGCTTCTGCCCCGTGATGAAATTCTGGTTGTCAATGATCATTCCCGGGATAATACCCCCGAAATTGCCCTGAACCATGGCGCCCGGGTGATGGGAAGCGGTAAACGGCCCGATGGTTGGACCGGAAAAACATGGGCATGCTGGCAGGGGGCTCAGGCCGCGAATAATGAGATGATGCTGTTTGTCGATGCCGATACCTGGTTTGCCCAGGGAGCGCTCACGAGAATGGTCGCAACCCTGCAACGTAAAAATGGACTGGTGTCGGTTCAACCCTTTCACTGCATGAAAAAGGCATACGAACGTCTCTCCGCCCTCTTTAACCTCATGGTTATGATCGGTGTGGATGCCTTTACGTTTGGGAAAACCAACAAGGGGCCGTCTGGAAGCTTCGGGCCATGCATACTCTGCAGCAAAAAAGACTACTTTACTGTTGGAGGACACAAAAGCGTCCGCAATCTGGTACTGGAAAACCTTGCGTTAGGGCCACTATTTAAAAAATCCGGATTTCAAATCAGTTGTTTCGGTGGTGCACATACAATCTTTTTCCGCATGTATTCCGATGGCCTGAAAGATTTGGTTGAAGGATGGACCAAAGGGTTTGCCACAGGGGCCGCTCGAACACCACCGCGTATTATGGCCCTCACTATTGCATGGATCAGCGGGGCTTTCATCGCCGCAATTGTTGTCGCTGTGGCAATTTTGGTACATACTCTCTCTGCCATGGCGGTTGCCGCCTTTATTTACCTGCTGTATGCAGGGCAATTCTACTGGATGCTTCGTCGAATCGGCAATTTTGGAATTCTCACCTGTCTGTTCTTTCCGCTCCACCTGCTTTTCTTTGTTTTAATTTATATTAGGTCCTTTATAGCAATTTTCATACGCAAAAGCGTCCGGTGGAAAGGGCGGAACCTTTCGATGGGGAAATGATTATGAGACTTTGGCATTTTAGTAATTTACTGACAGTAATAATCGATTTTGCAGCCTGGTTTGTACTGCATATGCTCATTGCGCTCGGTGGCACATTACTTCCACGGCGCCTTTTTCATGAAAAACAGTGGCTGTTTCGGAGTCGCGGATGGGAGAAAAAGGGAGATTTTTATCAACAGTTATTCGGTGTGATTGGCTGGAAAGATAAATTGCCCGATGGTGCGAGCTGGTTTCGCGGCGGGTTTGCCAAAAAGCGGGTTGCGAGTACCAATGTTGAATACCTTGATAATTTTGTTAAAGAGAC contains the following coding sequences:
- the acpP gene encoding acyl carrier protein, producing MGDQISRENIVSRIKKVVVEVLRVEENKLSESSNFQEDLGADSLDIVTMLMSLEDEFKRQISDEEAKSLITIGATADFIMNQIDSPSSKQPQS
- a CDS encoding type III polyketide synthase yields the protein MSTKHDIGHSIPPEIKIASIGAANPPVKIEQPLADRLYTRYYKDELTRRSMDVLHKVLLHPSIKTRYVSAKNHTELLKFKNEDPDKRMDRFAYWAVELGKNAVTRAITKCGAEISDIDALITNTCTGYLCPGIGTYLIDALGLSPDTFVYDLAGAGCGGAIPNIQLAHNFVKGSPGSIAVSVAIEICSATFQMDNDIALIISNAIFGDGAAAAVLWDRPQGFTLVDTMSRFDPKYREDVRYVYKKGQLHNRISSRLPKVLGEIVPALINELIERNNLKISDISHWAIHPGGDKIIEILKDEMNLSEEQLDPTRSVLSEYGNMSSPTVLFEIDRIMNNGTKSGDWGVVVGFGAGLSVYAYLLKT
- a CDS encoding MMPL family transporter — its product is MNSLFKKYLNYKKTILVFWIVCVIVSGSGIFRLTVTHEHTSFFSQSNKRFKQQQKLQRSYRYNGNLLFCVVPDSGDIFTPRTLQCIDRLETRIRELPYASLVQSVTSYKKTVMGLGGLTAKNLIDLSDTSTTGYLDKIKKTITSDPLAINRLVSSNGHAAGIVVYFDIPDSIPTPTKQIATSARGIIKSLSPTYPDIRLYVTGGYMLDEAFAQASFKDIRLLLPLMYLIMIIALWFILHDTSTLLAVIAVVLGSSLTAMGFAGWLGIVLTPPSSIAPIIILTVGIADCIHIVISFFHAHRPGTSQKDAVLHALRKNSMPVFITSATTLIGFAGLNFSEVPPFRDLGTIVGIGIVAAFLLTMTLLPLMLISMPIKARPPRWGRHDLIGTYLGTLITAHSNKLLLFTAAIAFTCILGLRRIEFNDMFIDYFDSSFTFKNHTEAVMENLTGLDYIECSFTPPPGTSISDTSYLDYIDNFCSWARSYPGVVHVAGISDVLKLINRQLHGGDTAYYRLGDPSLIKSILEQSHSSSAQKAGMSLLVGRGKNATRVIVTVGKISAKELRMLEQKIKNRTDHTDADGITAVISSISLLFAHISEHNIRSMARGIGITLIAIFVFLSILGRAMHWGIIGLFPNIVTLLMAIGLWGIITGEAGLATSIVAAMSLGIIVDDTIHLLYAFMAACTGKCRKPTDAVHYAMRHTADAIVFTSLILAAGFGILSFSGFRPTAHMGILTTIILIFAAAADLFLFTPILMFLPCSADNRKMPGNGSIDECDQQ
- a CDS encoding aldehyde dehydrogenase family protein, which produces MSSFDPQNIIDRQKIFFASGATLEIRERKCYLRRLKATIESYEDEIIRALKEDLGKPAFESYTSEIAYSLSQIDYAIRNVAKWSKKKRAKMLLINMPGHSYYYPRPYGCALIIAPWNYPFGLIFAPLAAALAAGNCAVLKPSEYTPATASCIKKMIADAFDPSILTVCTGGASETKALVAQNVDFIFFTGSSSIGKAVMESAARHLTPVALELGGKNPCIVDSSASVKESARRIVWGKFFNAGQTCIAPDFVCVHESILDDLNQALIDAIRRFFGKNPFESSNYGRIVNDHHVQRLTKLLQSCTPLYGGTVKDAERYIEPTVVKFDTWDTPLMEEEIFGPILPVTAYQDVDILLKHLHSLPEPLALYCFTADSKIKDKIRQRTRSGTICFNGTIHALMSKELPFGGVGNSGMGRYHGKSGFDTFSYIRSVMDKHHRLGVPVVYPPYSLPLGFVQKIQKFIM
- the crtI gene encoding phytoene desaturase, whose protein sequence is MQNRKKVIVIGAGLGGMSAAISCAIRGYDVTVYEKNDKVGGKLNVMSKDGFTFDLGPSILTLPHIFEQLFAMSNKKMSDYVDIETLDTHWRNFFEDGTVLNLYADNKATAEELEKHIPGSGIQYRTFVKYSKKQYEIVEKKYFKKGLDTSWGIFTSYNWFELFFNLDIYHTMNYSVERYFSDRHLRDIFNYFIKYVGSSSYNAPGFMNLLPWVQIGYGLWYVKGGMYNLAKGLERLMKDLGITIHIGTEVTQIMHERSRVKGIILKNGEEQCADAVISNMEVIPAYKKLLGEPDSFMHKLDKFEPACSGLVLHLGLDTIYPQLAHHNFVYSNNQKEHFDLVFNKNVIPNDPSIYLVAPTRTDPSQAPKGCDNLKILPHIPYINDDHPVTGTDYEALAERCIDKLEAVGLKDIRRHIIVRDMWTPVDIEARYYSNKGAIYGVVSDKKKNFALKAPKKSSRYSNLYFAGGSVNPGGGIPMVCLSGQNTAQLVARDLG
- a CDS encoding glycosyltransferase, which gives rise to MIIFSLIAASLAAVLFWIPGLYLLWRIPFCSGERNGHEGCTIIIPARDEAGNLPPLLESLRSQLLPRDEILVVNDHSRDNTPEIALNHGARVMGSGKRPDGWTGKTWACWQGAQAANNEMMLFVDADTWFAQGALTRMVATLQRKNGLVSVQPFHCMKKAYERLSALFNLMVMIGVDAFTFGKTNKGPSGSFGPCILCSKKDYFTVGGHKSVRNLVLENLALGPLFKKSGFQISCFGGAHTIFFRMYSDGLKDLVEGWTKGFATGAARTPPRIMALTIAWISGAFIAAIVVAVAILVHTLSAMAVAAFIYLLYAGQFYWMLRRIGNFGILTCLFFPLHLLFFVLIYIRSFIAIFIRKSVRWKGRNLSMGK
- a CDS encoding glycosyl-4,4'-diaponeurosporenoate acyltransferase — translated: MRLWHFSNLLTVIIDFAAWFVLHMLIALGGTLLPRRLFHEKQWLFRSRGWEKKGDFYQQLFGVIGWKDKLPDGASWFRGGFAKKRVASTNVEYLDNFVKETCRGELVHWIVVAVSPVFFLWNPWYAGIIMIVYALASNIPCIIVQRYNRPQLMRIVKRRREYIRKQHQPVETGEKI